The Metamycoplasma cloacale genome includes a region encoding these proteins:
- a CDS encoding AAA family ATPase codes for MSVLIKISGFFKKILFERENNTYRIFAFKISNVISGKDLIKENKFGTISIVVDKPDLEIELDKQYELIVDRNVNSKYQDSYILLSMDESDDWKLNYIVKFLESSHFKGIGTIKAKNIVEKYGIDTLDRITYDVKISHHDLGMKEEDFLEARRFLKDNPQVVKDQLFFLQLNLSPSFYEKINQNFPNLNAFINKYRNNFYKYYFENKYVSLIDLDKLNDHFQSVDDSYRNAVYLYQGLSNFLFDSGHTKVSINEFYNWYFVNGKQITPNHFKEYLKILINEEYVFIWDNKTYITTKEMFDMENYIVARLKRIKENKNFTDIEVKENKRYHSLQNKAKHLALTQNLVLITGSPGTGKTLITNDIINSLLKKYPKEAIAVVTPTGRATININKQTEIKASTIHSFLMWNVDTNKFEVNERWPERIECLIIDEFSMVSTELFYHLLKGIHVETLHKIILVGDKNQLPAIGAGYLINDFIENNIFETIELTKIYRQAENFDIVSDAISINKQEIPKFNQPHSQFKTLDKQELSSALIKEIQELLKQGYTKKDIAILSPIYNYQTGIDKLNEALNNFWRDKEKEEVIKIGKKTFALNDKVLNTINDPSKKVFNGEIGYISRFDYDEKNNLSKIAISFENDSKTVVFSKKDFIQKVIPAYCTSVHKYQGSECPVVLTVLFNEAKRLLSKKLIYTAITRAQKLSIIFGEYEALEAGINNDSDSQRRTCIKEIWETLNNKE; via the coding sequence ATGTCAGTATTAATCAAAATATCAGGTTTTTTTAAAAAGATTTTATTTGAAAGAGAGAACAACACTTATAGAATTTTTGCTTTCAAAATAAGTAATGTTATAAGTGGGAAAGATCTTATTAAAGAAAATAAATTTGGAACAATTTCTATAGTTGTCGATAAACCTGATTTAGAAATAGAATTAGATAAGCAATATGAACTAATCGTTGATAGAAATGTTAATTCAAAATATCAAGATAGTTATATTTTGTTATCAATGGACGAAAGCGATGATTGAAAACTGAATTACATTGTTAAGTTTTTAGAGAGTAGTCATTTTAAAGGCATTGGAACAATCAAAGCTAAAAACATTGTAGAAAAATATGGAATTGATACATTAGATAGAATAACATACGACGTTAAAATTTCACATCATGATTTAGGTATGAAAGAAGAAGATTTTCTAGAAGCACGTAGATTTTTAAAAGATAATCCTCAAGTAGTTAAAGATCAACTATTTTTCTTACAGTTAAATTTAAGTCCTTCTTTTTATGAAAAAATTAATCAAAATTTTCCTAATTTAAATGCCTTTATTAATAAGTATAGAAATAACTTTTACAAATATTATTTTGAAAATAAATACGTTAGTTTGATTGATTTAGATAAATTAAACGATCATTTTCAATCAGTGGATGATTCATATCGTAATGCAGTTTATTTATATCAAGGGCTTTCTAATTTCCTATTTGATTCAGGACATACTAAAGTTTCAATTAATGAATTTTACAATTGATATTTTGTTAATGGTAAACAGATTACACCAAATCATTTTAAAGAATATCTAAAAATTCTAATCAATGAAGAATATGTATTTATTTGAGATAACAAAACCTATATCACAACAAAAGAAATGTTTGATATGGAAAACTATATTGTTGCCAGATTGAAAAGAATTAAAGAAAATAAGAATTTTACTGACATTGAAGTTAAAGAGAATAAACGTTATCATTCATTGCAAAATAAAGCCAAACATTTAGCATTAACACAAAATTTAGTTTTAATTACAGGTAGTCCTGGAACTGGGAAAACCTTGATTACTAATGACATTATTAATTCTTTATTAAAGAAATATCCAAAAGAAGCTATAGCAGTTGTTACACCAACCGGAAGAGCAACAATTAATATAAATAAGCAAACGGAAATTAAAGCTTCAACCATTCACAGTTTCTTGATGTGAAACGTGGATACCAATAAATTTGAAGTCAATGAAAGGTGACCAGAACGTATTGAGTGTTTAATCATTGATGAATTCTCAATGGTATCAACTGAACTTTTCTATCATTTATTAAAAGGGATTCACGTGGAAACCTTACATAAAATTATTTTAGTTGGGGATAAAAATCAATTACCAGCCATTGGTGCAGGTTATTTAATTAATGATTTTATTGAGAATAATATTTTCGAAACCATTGAATTAACTAAAATTTATCGTCAAGCTGAAAACTTTGACATTGTATCTGATGCAATTTCAATTAATAAGCAAGAAATTCCTAAATTCAATCAACCTCATTCGCAATTTAAAACATTAGATAAACAAGAATTGTCTTCCGCTTTAATTAAAGAAATTCAAGAATTGCTAAAACAAGGTTATACAAAAAAAGATATTGCAATATTAAGTCCGATTTACAACTATCAAACTGGGATTGATAAATTGAATGAGGCTTTAAATAATTTCTGAAGAGATAAAGAAAAAGAAGAAGTCATTAAGATTGGTAAGAAAACTTTTGCTTTAAATGATAAGGTGTTAAATACAATTAATGATCCAAGTAAAAAAGTGTTCAATGGTGAAATTGGTTATATCTCAAGATTTGATTATGATGAAAAAAATAATTTATCTAAAATTGCAATTAGCTTTGAAAATGATTCTAAAACAGTAGTTTTCTCTAAAAAAGATTTTATACAAAAAGTGATTCCTGCATATTGTACAAGTGTACATAAATATCAAGGTAGTGAATGTCCTGTTGTCTTAACTGTTTTATTTAATGAAGCAAAAAGATTATTGTCTAAAAAGTTAATATACACAGCAATTACGAGAGCGCAGAAATTAAGTATTATCTTTGGTGAATATGAAGCATTGGAAGCTGGAATTAATAACGATAGTGATTCACAAAGAAGAACATGTATTAAAGAAATTTGAGAAACATTAAATAATAAGGAGTAG
- the thrS gene encoding threonine--tRNA ligase, with translation MKANSQLNHSASHLLAAAILKLYPNTKLAIGPAIEEGFYYDFEFEEPLLESDLPKIEKLMKKLAEQGYEMHCVDESKYSFAGQPYKQELYQEFIEKKYDITYYSYIHPKTQEVLFTDLCAGNHIDNTKKIKHFKLLSTAGAYWRGDSNNKMLTRIYGTAWETKEELDAYLALLEERKERDHRKLGKELNIFGFNPLCGQGFPIWLEDGMKIHNAIRDYVLKIDKKFGFREVLTPHFGEKKLYEISGHWAHYQDTMFKPIEMDNELLIGRPMTCPHHIMLFNSTRRSYRDLPIRYSEQSRLYRYEKSGALTGLERVRGMDLTEGHVFVRKDQIKSEFKHLYTMIIKALKDFNIEIDHISLSLRDPQDKEKFFDNDEMWTNAENDLRDVLKELNIEYKEFIGEAAFYGPKIDIQIKTVLNRIITMSTLQLDFLLPTKFEMKYVDENNEYQTPVLIHRGLIGTYERFVAILLEQTKGVLPYWLSPRQVTILPISDAQNEYCQSLYEEFLDYDINVNVDLRSERINKKIREAQIQKTKFVIVIGKEEVESGKLAVREYGSDQTTIYDKNEFLNKLSELKRNLK, from the coding sequence ATGAAAGCAAATAGTCAATTAAACCACTCAGCTAGTCACTTATTAGCGGCAGCAATATTAAAACTTTATCCAAACACAAAGCTAGCAATTGGACCTGCTATTGAAGAAGGTTTTTACTACGATTTTGAATTTGAAGAACCTCTATTAGAATCAGATCTTCCTAAAATTGAAAAATTAATGAAGAAACTAGCAGAACAAGGTTATGAAATGCATTGTGTAGATGAATCAAAATATTCATTTGCAGGACAACCTTACAAACAAGAGTTATATCAAGAATTTATTGAAAAAAAATATGACATTACCTACTATTCATATATTCACCCAAAAACACAAGAAGTACTATTTACAGATCTTTGTGCTGGTAATCATATTGATAACACTAAAAAGATTAAACACTTTAAATTACTTTCCACAGCAGGTGCTTACTGAAGAGGTGATTCTAACAATAAAATGTTAACCAGAATTTATGGAACAGCATGAGAAACTAAAGAAGAATTAGACGCCTATCTAGCTCTATTAGAAGAAAGAAAAGAAAGAGATCACCGTAAATTAGGTAAAGAATTAAACATTTTCGGTTTCAACCCTTTATGCGGTCAAGGCTTTCCTATTTGATTAGAAGATGGAATGAAAATCCACAATGCAATTCGTGACTATGTTTTAAAAATTGACAAAAAGTTTGGTTTCAGAGAAGTTTTAACTCCTCACTTCGGTGAAAAGAAACTATATGAAATTAGTGGTCACTGAGCTCACTACCAAGATACAATGTTTAAACCAATTGAAATGGATAACGAATTGTTAATCGGTCGTCCAATGACATGTCCACACCACATTATGTTATTCAATTCAACCAGAAGATCATACAGAGATCTACCTATTAGATATTCTGAACAATCAAGATTATATAGATATGAAAAATCAGGTGCCCTAACTGGTCTTGAAAGAGTTAGAGGAATGGATCTAACAGAAGGACATGTGTTTGTTAGAAAAGATCAAATTAAATCTGAATTCAAACATTTATACACAATGATTATTAAAGCACTAAAAGATTTCAACATTGAAATTGATCACATTTCTTTATCTCTAAGAGACCCACAAGATAAAGAAAAATTCTTTGATAATGATGAAATGTGAACTAATGCTGAAAACGATTTAAGAGATGTATTAAAAGAATTAAACATCGAATATAAAGAATTCATCGGTGAAGCTGCTTTCTATGGTCCTAAAATTGATATTCAAATTAAAACAGTTCTAAACAGAATCATTACTATGTCAACCTTACAGCTTGATTTCTTGCTACCTACAAAATTTGAAATGAAATATGTAGATGAAAACAATGAATATCAAACTCCCGTTTTAATTCATAGAGGTTTAATTGGTACATACGAAAGATTTGTTGCTATTTTATTAGAACAAACGAAAGGTGTATTACCTTATTGATTAAGTCCAAGACAAGTAACTATTCTTCCTATTTCTGATGCTCAAAATGAATACTGCCAATCTCTATATGAAGAATTCCTAGATTATGACATTAATGTAAATGTTGATTTAAGAAGTGAAAGAATTAATAAGAAAATTAGAGAAGCTCAAATTCAAAAAACTAAATTTGTTATCGTTATTGGTAAAGAAGAAGTTGAAAGTGGAAAACTTGCAGTTAGAGAATATGGTAGCGATCAAACTACAATTTATGACAAAAATGAATTCCTAAATAAATTATCAGAATTAAAAAGAAATTTAAAATAA
- the pth gene encoding aminoacyl-tRNA hydrolase, translated as MKLIVGLGNPGEQYEKTRHNVGFMVVDAIAQKLGIQLEEKKFNGIYYKNKDFILAKPLTYMNNSGDFVQAIVEYYKINVDDVIIVYDDIDLILGKASIKQKGSSGGHNGMKDILNKVKHKDNEIKRFKIGIGRDNNIIDYVLGKFSYEEWLVINKAIDYAADALISFVYNDIRFVMNKFTGNF; from the coding sequence ATGAAATTAATAGTAGGTTTAGGTAATCCTGGTGAACAATATGAAAAAACTAGACATAACGTTGGTTTTATGGTTGTAGATGCAATTGCTCAAAAATTAGGCATTCAATTAGAAGAAAAGAAATTTAATGGGATTTATTATAAAAATAAAGATTTCATTTTAGCTAAACCATTGACATACATGAACAATAGTGGTGATTTCGTTCAAGCCATTGTTGAATACTACAAAATCAATGTCGATGACGTAATTATTGTGTATGACGATATTGACTTAATTTTAGGTAAAGCTTCTATTAAACAAAAAGGAAGCAGTGGTGGTCATAACGGAATGAAAGACATTCTAAATAAAGTTAAACATAAAGACAATGAAATTAAACGTTTCAAAATTGGTATCGGTCGTGATAATAACATTATTGATTATGTATTGGGTAAATTCTCGTACGAAGAATGATTAGTAATTAATAAAGCAATAGATTATGCAGCGGATGCACTGATTTCATTTGTATATAATGACATTCGTTTTGTAATGAATAAATTTACAGGAAATTTCTAA
- the trpS gene encoding tryptophan--tRNA ligase has translation MIEKKKILLSGITATGNLTIANYIGAIKNMVKLQDKYTSYIFIADLHALTLPIDPKVLAENRKNIFALYLACGIDTNKTTLFYQSDVIEHGMMNWLILSQTTIGELSRMTQFKDKSTKVKTSNGMETIPTGLLMYPTLMVGDILLYNADIIPVGIDQKQHIELTRDIASRLNNKFNVEFSVPEPFIPEIGAKIMSLTDPTKKMSKSDTNPKSSIYLLDNPDDAYKKIMKAVTDSEGKIYISENKPGITNLLSIYSALKNISLKEAEELFKDKNYGEFKHEVGMTVKEFLTNIQEKYHKYYQIIDSEAIKGAEKASLVAKENLAKLMKGMGL, from the coding sequence ATGATTGAAAAAAAGAAAATTTTGCTTAGCGGAATCACTGCAACTGGTAATTTAACAATCGCAAATTATATTGGTGCAATCAAAAATATGGTTAAACTACAAGATAAATATACTAGTTATATTTTCATTGCTGATTTACACGCATTAACTCTTCCAATTGATCCAAAAGTATTAGCAGAAAATCGTAAAAATATTTTTGCTTTATATCTTGCTTGTGGAATTGATACAAACAAAACAACCTTATTCTATCAATCTGATGTGATTGAACATGGAATGATGAATTGATTGATTTTAAGTCAAACTACCATTGGCGAATTATCAAGAATGACACAATTTAAAGACAAATCAACAAAAGTTAAAACATCAAACGGTATGGAAACAATACCAACAGGACTACTAATGTATCCAACATTGATGGTAGGAGATATTCTTTTATATAACGCCGATATAATACCAGTTGGAATTGATCAAAAACAACACATTGAACTAACAAGAGATATCGCTTCAAGATTAAATAATAAATTTAATGTTGAATTCAGCGTACCAGAACCATTTATACCTGAAATTGGTGCCAAAATTATGTCATTAACAGATCCGACAAAGAAAATGTCAAAATCTGATACCAATCCAAAATCATCAATCTATCTACTTGACAATCCAGATGATGCATATAAAAAAATAATGAAAGCCGTAACAGATTCAGAAGGAAAAATTTATATCTCTGAAAATAAACCAGGCATAACTAATCTACTTTCAATTTACTCTGCATTAAAAAACATTTCTTTAAAAGAAGCAGAAGAATTATTTAAAGATAAAAACTATGGTGAATTTAAACACGAAGTTGGAATGACAGTGAAAGAATTTCTAACTAATATTCAAGAAAAATATCACAAATATTACCAAATAATTGATAGCGAAGCAATCAAAGGTGCTGAAAAAGCAAGTTTAGTTGCAAAAGAAAATTTAGCTAAATTAATGAAAGGAATGGGACTATAA
- the tilS gene encoding tRNA lysidine(34) synthetase TilS: MKLNDLKIKTENFLKKHCNLDDKLLIAVSGGPDSMLLLHTLNNQNIVVAHVNYHKRFDSNIDEAIVRDYCNKHNIKCYVLNLHVDEIKGNFQNWARIKRYEFFKGVMQKENCKYLLTAHHKDDSLETAIIKEQSNRKSYYYGILSKSNVFNIEVLRPWVNLIWKSQIRKLCFKEQLLFADDYTNFENHYQRNKIRNSIIDETIEIKEKLLKRYHHINEHLNREFILEKQKLDQWSKKQYSQDFVNIETLSLEMIYLLLFEKFDYLNLSKSKVENIKKFILSSRRTSQFKLDNYHFIYKKQGKLLF, translated from the coding sequence ATGAAATTAAATGATTTAAAAATTAAAACAGAAAATTTTCTTAAAAAACATTGTAATTTAGATGACAAACTATTAATTGCAGTAAGTGGTGGCCCTGATTCAATGTTGTTATTACATACATTGAATAATCAAAACATTGTAGTTGCACATGTGAATTATCATAAACGTTTTGATAGTAACATTGACGAAGCGATTGTAAGAGATTACTGTAATAAGCACAATATTAAATGTTATGTATTGAATTTACATGTTGATGAAATCAAGGGTAATTTTCAAAATTGAGCACGTATAAAAAGATATGAGTTTTTCAAAGGAGTAATGCAAAAAGAAAATTGTAAATACTTATTGACAGCACATCACAAAGATGACTCATTAGAAACAGCAATTATTAAAGAACAAAGTAATCGTAAATCTTATTATTATGGGATTCTTTCTAAAAGTAATGTATTCAATATTGAGGTATTAAGACCTTGGGTGAATCTAATATGAAAATCTCAAATTAGAAAATTATGTTTCAAGGAACAACTGTTGTTTGCGGATGATTATACTAACTTTGAAAATCATTACCAACGTAATAAAATTAGAAATTCAATCATTGATGAAACAATTGAAATTAAGGAAAAATTGTTAAAAAGATATCATCATATTAATGAACATCTAAACAGAGAATTTATTTTAGAAAAACAAAAACTAGATCAATGAAGTAAGAAACAATATTCACAAGATTTTGTCAATATTGAAACTCTTTCATTGGAGATGATTTATTTACTATTATTTGAAAAATTTGATTATTTAAACTTATCTAAATCAAAAGTTGAAAATATTAAAAAATTTATTCTCTCTTCACGTAGAACTTCACAATTTAAACTTGATAATTATCATTTTATATATAAAAAACAGGGAAAACTATTATTTTAA
- a CDS encoding PTS glucose transporter subunit IIB, whose protein sequence is MNKKHKALYIFLIIITLGFILLHWRKYKQQSIKNELSVEEKIPFDMNDFLDYLGGIENINNVSSSHKIVKIEFKQRSAILAKELQELNGISGITFQRASISLVVGNCAKYLEQQLLKEIK, encoded by the coding sequence ATGAATAAAAAACATAAAGCATTATATATATTCTTAATCATTATTACATTAGGTTTTATTCTTCTACATTGAAGAAAATACAAACAACAATCAATTAAGAATGAGTTATCAGTTGAAGAAAAAATACCTTTTGATATGAATGATTTTTTAGATTATTTAGGTGGTATTGAAAATATCAATAATGTAAGTTCATCACACAAAATTGTTAAGATTGAATTTAAACAGCGTAGTGCTATTTTAGCAAAAGAATTGCAAGAATTAAATGGCATTTCTGGCATTACTTTTCAACGTGCATCTATTTCATTAGTTGTTGGTAATTGCGCTAAATATTTAGAACAACAATTGTTAAAGGAAATTAAATAA
- the ftsH gene encoding ATP-dependent zinc metalloprotease FtsH: protein MNQANQPKKPFALWKIAMILFSIILIAGIFATISYYMSNPMRNVTRDTVILNEIVTKAAKSKDDNFFITKFVLNDYNGMLNIKYVATPEEWGEIHNHAGLLTGSAREFEEWFILTGFNKAEFHKLLIKLSNPDVNFATPGVNIDNFIIDTSVFTTAPASMKNNAIWTNEMVNNQTPLFTYLVSSLSPFVIMSLLILGWIAINRASRNYMNGGNVLGEQGASKAIQVKSDKKFADVAGNEEVKEEIQEVVDYLKNPKKYASAGARIPKGILLGGPPGTGKTLLAKATAGEAGVPFLFISASNFVEMFVGLGARRVREVFAEARSKAPAIVFIDELDAVGRSRGAGIGGGNDEREQTLNQILVEMDGMVENSGVIVMAATNRTDVLDPALLRPGRFDRTITVNLPDIKEREAILKLHAKGKRISPNVKFSNVARRTPGFSGAQLENVINEASLLSVREKTNIITTAQIDEAIDRVMMGPAKKSRTITEQENIAVAYHEAGHAVVGIKLRDGIKVQKITIIPRGNAGGYNLMLPDTEKYNSTKSELLASIASFMGGRVAESIIYGEDNVSTGAANDIAKATKIARKMVTEYGLSNLGPIQYEEDSSNPFLGRDYMKNASFSNKIGHEIDLEIRRIILEAEKQAFDIINENRQLLELIKDALILNETIVAEEIEYIAEHLQLPPTMEKTKEDLKSEYTKEDFDALFNEVAGVKKIEESKMSTEKFETKKQKLDDNDDSNNSNANDTN, encoded by the coding sequence ATGAATCAAGCAAATCAACCAAAAAAACCATTTGCCTTATGAAAAATTGCAATGATTTTATTTTCCATTATTTTAATAGCTGGAATTTTTGCAACTATTTCATATTACATGTCAAATCCAATGCGTAATGTGACACGTGATACTGTTATTTTAAATGAAATAGTTACAAAAGCTGCTAAATCAAAAGATGACAATTTCTTTATTACTAAATTTGTATTAAATGATTACAACGGAATGTTAAACATAAAATATGTCGCTACTCCTGAAGAATGAGGAGAAATTCATAATCATGCTGGATTATTAACTGGTTCAGCAAGAGAATTTGAAGAATGATTTATATTAACAGGATTTAATAAAGCTGAATTTCATAAATTGTTAATTAAATTATCAAATCCAGATGTAAATTTTGCGACACCAGGAGTTAATATTGATAATTTCATAATTGATACATCTGTGTTTACAACAGCACCCGCATCAATGAAAAACAATGCCATTTGAACAAACGAAATGGTAAATAACCAAACTCCTTTATTCACATACCTAGTAAGTTCATTATCTCCTTTTGTAATAATGAGTTTATTAATTCTTGGATGAATCGCAATTAATAGAGCTTCAAGAAATTACATGAATGGTGGAAATGTACTTGGCGAACAAGGTGCATCAAAAGCAATTCAAGTAAAAAGTGATAAGAAATTTGCTGATGTGGCCGGAAATGAAGAAGTAAAAGAGGAAATTCAAGAAGTAGTTGATTATCTAAAAAATCCTAAGAAATACGCGTCAGCTGGTGCGAGAATACCAAAAGGAATTCTACTTGGTGGGCCTCCAGGAACTGGTAAAACATTATTAGCAAAAGCAACCGCTGGAGAAGCTGGTGTTCCATTCCTATTTATTTCTGCATCAAACTTTGTTGAAATGTTTGTAGGTCTTGGGGCAAGACGTGTTAGAGAAGTCTTTGCTGAAGCTAGATCAAAAGCTCCTGCAATTGTATTTATTGATGAATTAGACGCTGTTGGTCGTTCAAGAGGTGCTGGTATTGGTGGTGGAAACGACGAGAGAGAACAAACATTAAACCAAATCCTTGTTGAAATGGATGGTATGGTTGAAAATAGTGGTGTTATTGTTATGGCCGCTACAAACAGAACCGACGTTTTAGACCCCGCATTATTAAGACCTGGTAGATTTGACAGAACAATAACAGTAAACTTACCAGATATTAAAGAAAGAGAAGCAATCCTTAAATTACACGCAAAAGGTAAAAGAATTTCTCCTAATGTTAAATTCTCTAACGTTGCAAGAAGAACACCTGGTTTTTCAGGTGCACAACTTGAAAACGTTATTAACGAAGCTTCTTTATTATCAGTTCGTGAAAAAACAAACATTATTACTACAGCACAAATTGATGAAGCAATTGATAGAGTAATGATGGGGCCTGCTAAAAAATCTAGAACTATTACTGAACAAGAAAATATTGCAGTTGCATATCACGAAGCTGGTCATGCTGTAGTTGGTATTAAATTACGTGATGGAATTAAAGTTCAAAAAATTACAATTATTCCAAGAGGTAATGCTGGCGGTTATAACTTAATGCTTCCAGATACAGAAAAATATAATTCAACAAAATCTGAATTATTAGCATCTATTGCTTCATTTATGGGTGGTCGTGTTGCTGAATCGATTATCTACGGTGAAGATAACGTATCAACAGGTGCGGCTAACGACATTGCTAAAGCAACAAAAATTGCACGTAAAATGGTTACTGAATATGGTTTATCTAATTTAGGTCCAATTCAATATGAAGAAGATTCATCAAATCCATTCCTAGGAAGAGACTACATGAAGAACGCTTCATTCTCAAATAAGATTGGTCATGAAATTGATCTAGAAATTAGAAGAATTATTTTAGAAGCTGAAAAACAAGCATTTGATATTATTAATGAAAATCGTCAATTACTCGAACTAATTAAAGATGCATTAATTCTTAACGAAACTATTGTTGCCGAAGAAATTGAATATATTGCCGAACATCTACAACTTCCACCAACAATGGAAAAAACTAAAGAAGATCTAAAATCTGAATATACAAAAGAAGATTTTGATGCTCTATTCAATGAAGTAGCTGGTGTTAAGAAAATTGAAGAATCAAAAATGTCAACTGAAAAATTTGAAACAAAAAAACAAAAATTAGACGACAATGATGATTCAAACAATTCAAATGCAAACGATACTAATTAA